One part of the Torulaspora delbrueckii CBS 1146 chromosome 8, complete genome genome encodes these proteins:
- the SNP1 gene encoding U1 snRNP complex subunit SNP1 (similar to Saccharomyces cerevisiae SNP1 (YIL061C); ancestral locus Anc_7.250): MSYNITKFPADVSRLFKPRPPLAYKKPVDYPLEKRQTCPHITGVSQILDKPLAGYLSDFPQGSQNKYLQDYEKAADSKNREQRELENKLSEWDPQNDPNMKDTDPYRTIFVGRLPYDISEVELQRKFNEFGEIEKVRVVRDKINNQSKGYAFIVFTDPQSSKSACKEYGLHRGIEIKGRTCIVDIERGRTVKYFKPRRLGGGLGGRGYTRADKMARLSNNPALRYGDRTSRRPGYEPNRFPPNWAAKPRYAGPSRFSNTATPVPSSVPAQGRYNSQDMPAHRPVGPAVSASPVQTSYRSRTARAQETRQTPKAEEPDY, translated from the coding sequence ATGTCTTACAATATCACCAAGTTCCCTGCAGATGTATCGCGACTGTTCAAACCAAGACCTCCATTGGCATACAAGAAACCAGTGGATTATCCTCTAGAGAAGCGGCAAACCTGTCCGCACATCACTGGCGTATCACAAATACTCGACAAACCACTTGCTGGTTATCTTAGTGATTTCCCACAGGGATCACAGAACAAATATCTACAGGATTACGAAAAGGCAGCGGATTCCAAGAACAGAGAACAACGAGAGTTGGAGAATAAACTAAGCGAATGGGACCCTCAAAATGATCCCAATATGAAAGATACCGATCCATATAGAACCATATTCGTCGGCAGATTGCCGTACGACATATCAGAGGTTgagttgcaaagaaagTTCAACGAATTTGGTgagattgaaaaggttCGTGTTGTTAGGGACAAGATTAATAACCAATCAAAGGGCTACGCTTTTATAGTCTTTACTGATCCTCAAAGCAGTAAATCTGCTTGCAAAGAATACGGACTACACAGGGGTATCGAGATCAAGGGCCGCACCTGTATCGTTGATATAGAGAGGGGTCGCACAgtgaaatatttcaagcCCAGGAGGTTGGGCGGCGGACTAGGTGGTAGAGGTTATACTAGGGCTGACAAGATGGCACGACTGTCCAATAATCCTGCACTAAGGTACGGTGATAGGACTTCCAGAAGACCAGGGTATGAACCAAACAGATTCCCACCAAACTGGGCAGCCAAGCCAAGGTATGCGGGACCCAGTCGATTTTCTAATACGGCAACACCGGTGCCATCATCGGTACCAGCACAGGGAAGGTACAATTCTCAGGATATGCCTGCACATAGACCCGTAGGCCCAGCAGTTTCTGCCTCGCCGGTACAAACTTCTTACAGGTCGAGAACCGCTAGAGCACAAGAGACAAGACAAACACCTAAAGCAGAGGAACCGGATTACTAA